ggagcagggggagcagggggagcaagagggggagaaagagggggagcaagagggggagcaagagggggagcagggggaggaggaaatggaaagcggtccagcaggctctggaggtggcctcgcagggcacggccctgctcctccagggcctccagactcctctggcgcagcctgaggtcctcctggacccagtggtcctggagacggagctgtcggtccaggaaccggagatgccgcctctggtagtcctcctggttcctggctgtcctgcttgcccgggcgcgggcggctgctgcaggcggtgtggtgcgccctgcaggccccggtgctgcagctgtggtgcaagaagaccagcggtcaattaccccaggggcccaggtgtgtgaaacccagctcccctctgcaaggccagggcccctgcaggatccccagctgctgctccgtggtgggcaaggcccaggcgcacggtcccggggctccctctcgcctcagccccccgtacacataaggggaacacgagggtactcacaggtggacgcctccccggcctctgatgatgcaggcgagcggctctgtggggtgcctcgggggtcccgggtcctgggaaggctggcggcaggctcctggctctcagagccctcctcctcctcctccgtctccaggagcggtccctctgccccggggtcaatcacgtcccggggggcagggacggcatgaggccccaggatgcagtccagggcatggaagtgggggcaggcctccgggtcagcccctggcaggcaggcccgggagtaggactgccgcaagtccttaattttgcagcgcacctgctcccggctgcgctggtggcccctggcggccagactggcagccatgcgtccatagacggccgcgttccggtggctagtgcggagatcgtggacattggaggcttccccccaaacctcgatgaggtccacgatctccgcacttgaccaggcgggcgcccgccttttgcgcccccgggcaggctcccgggagccgccaggctggtcgtggggagcagtggagggctgggaaccctcggatggctggctcattgtgtggcaggtgcaggctgtgcaggcacgggtgcttgcagccttgcaactggcacaaagtgagtagccagcccgtggccctttaagggctccggggccgggaggggggcaatagagtttccctggtgttggccagagtggccaccagggaaacctgggaagccttagcctcccactagttcgaactaaagggctacacagcccttagttcgaactagctagttcgaactaggcgttagtcctcgtaaaatgaggtttacctagttcgaactaagcgctccgttagttcgaattaagttcgaactaacggagcgctagtgtagcgcctaggaaagttagttcgaactaacgtccgttagttcgaactaactttgtagtgtagacatacccttattgtgtaacccacacacccccCGAGTGTGGTGTACTctccatctagtggcactgaggcagggagaataatgagtctgctctacagccttagctagcAGCctgttggcttttagctcatggggtagaggctcatacactaaACTCCAGAGATCCCTGGATCTGTGCGTCTTACAGTTGCATTAGCCTCTGTGGACAGAtcaacaaaaaacccttttccaacAGGATAGATATGCCCCAGCTCAGCAGGTCATGGCTGTCCATGATATAGGTATAACTTCCAACAGCCTGACTTAAAATCCCCATCAAACCACAGATCTAGAGTACACCTATCTGTATATATTGAGCCAAGAACTACCAGGGAAAATCCTGTGGTTGTCATGGTGGACAGGAACTCCTGAGGTGACCTAGGATATCACTTCTATGAAAAATGAAGGGCATTGAACACCATTAACATTTGTGATTTCACTGCAGCACAACCTGGGAATTCAATCAGCTCTCCTAGGCAAAGTCCCATCCTCCTAATCTGAGCCCAGGACTCTCAGAAAAGCGCTCTTAGTTCTAGATGTAGACTGGGAGACCTACAAAACTGGATTCAGCCAGTGAGGGCACACTGCCTCCTTGCCAAGGTCCCTTTAATTCATCCAGATTGGTCCAACAGTGTCATCCAGACAAGTTTTAGTAATATACTCAAAATCTGAGTCCTCATCCTTTACCACATCAGGAGTGGCCAGCATTTCATCACCAACCGTATCTTAATCATAATGAGCCAAAGAAaattaccttcctttccccccttttttccctgcacCTGCCCCCGCAGGGATCAAGCACCCAAGCCGACACACCACCACCAGAACTTGGCAGAGTTGTCCCACCATCTTTGCTAGAAAGTAGCTATTTGGCAATTAAATAAGGATTGACAGAGCAGACTGGGAAAGCTATTGTAACCTATGTACCTCTCCCAAAGGACAGCCCCTTGCCACTAAGAAACTCATTTCAGCATCAGGATGTCTCCCATCCCAACTAGTCACctaatctctccaactacacacatTTTGCAGTATTATATAGTATGATATATATGAATTAAAAATTCAATATGCATTCCTATCCAATACATCTGCTTTTCATCAGATGCTGTAGAAAGCTAGACATGTTATATTTAAACCCCTATGTCATTAGGATTTGaaccttgggggagggagggctttaCTCCAACTTCCTGCATTATCTTTGAATTATTTCTCCATTGCTCTGGGCTTCCACGATGAATGGTATTTACCTTCATGTGTGAGGTAAAGATGTGAATGCAAACAATTCTAAAGGCAGCCTGTGGGATTGAGTAAATATACCAATTAATAGTTAAACTCTGAAAGCCACATTGCTTCCCTGCATCCTGAGCTGAGGGATTTCTTTCTTGATAACTTGTCTTGTATAAGAGTGACACTCCCAGAGGCAAGTTTTCATTGTAAGATATCAATCAGGGAAGTTATTTTTCTATAATAATAGAGCCAGTTATAATAGTAATATTAATTTCATCTTAATTTCTCATTGTGGACTCTCATGATATCTAAATGCCTCAGAAAGggtagggttgttttttttgagCAAACAGTATTTTAATACTGTGAAGTCCTTTTATTGCACAAGTGCTAAACAAGTTCAAAAGAAATAGAGAAATTCACTGTCTTCATCTTCAAAGGTTTAGAGAAGGCACATGGAGAGAGAGTCTTTGCTACTCACACAACAAGGAGAATGTTGCGGTTCATATTGTTGTAACAATATTGTTGATATTGTTGGAACAGGGAGGTTCCCTAAGGGATTGACAGGTGGAATTGGAAGTGGACAGCTGGGGAATGGTCAGTAGGAAATTGACAATTGGGAGGAACAGATGGATGCTAGACAGCTGCAAATGGCAGTTGGGAATGCTGGATATATGGGAACAACAGCTAGGAACTGGGCAGTCTGAGAGTAGGAAAAAGGAATGATAAGTTAGACATGAGAGCAGGACTCTTGGAAGTGATTGTTGGGAATGGCAGGTGGGGTTGGGCGTTTGGAAGTGAGATTTGAGACCGATGTTTGGGAATAGCAGATGGAGAATGGGCAGTTGGAAAGAAAATGAAGACTATGCAGTGACAATAGCAGGGAAGCCAGTGGGGAAGGAAGAGTGTGAACCatcaggaagggagagagaacagaattcatgGTACAGTGTGTGTGAGGAGAACATTGTCCATTACACACTAAAGAgctggaggaagggaaagggtgaTTGAAAAAAAGTAAGTGAAATTCTAGTGAATTCTCTCACGATGCTGAGAACATGCAAAAGCAAAACTATTTGCTGTAGTGCACTttatttaattatgcaaatgcagtCTCTTTGCCTGTTAAAAGGTAGTAAGCTGTTCTGTTGAGAGTAAAACACGTTCACGTCCAAATACAGTTGTTCATTGTTATTTATATTATATGGTGTGACAAACTGGAGTTCCAGCCAGTAATCCCTTtacttttttccatctgtgtgcagaataaattttatgtgcatggAGGCATGTACAACTGCATCACCAGTAGcaatacatgctgctggctgtgggaattctgctaatcagctgggcagcatttgaatctctcctggggggccagccaagcgtacagcttacagggaacattggttccAGCCATGAGTTCCAGAATAATATCATCATTTTCAGTTGTATTCCATTAGTATTGGAAGGGATAGAAACTTGGGACAAGACATTTCCATAGCTGTAGGAATCCGAACAACTGGACAGTGAAAACGTGGGTTCTGAAGAAAGTGAGGAAGGATcccttggaaaagagacaagggACAGATCATTAggaaggagtcagagtaaaatgTCAGCAGAGAGCAGGGTTATGGACATGAAAGTGAGTGAAAGAAATGAGCCGGTGAAGGACATAGAGGAGGTTTTTGGGTGGTCTGATTT
The nucleotide sequence above comes from Pelodiscus sinensis isolate JC-2024 chromosome 16, ASM4963464v1, whole genome shotgun sequence. Encoded proteins:
- the LOC142818568 gene encoding uncharacterized protein LOC142818568, which codes for MSQPSEGSQPSTAPHDQPGGSREPARGRKRRAPAWSSAEIVDLIEVWGEASNVHDLRTSHRNAAVYGRMAASLAARGHQRSREQVRCKIKDLRQSYSRACLPGADPEACPHFHALDCILGPHAVPAPRDVIDPGAEGPLLETEEEEEGSESQEPAASLPRTRDPRGTPQSRSPASSEAGEASTSAAPGPAGRTTPPAAAARARASRTARNQEDYQRRHLRFLDRQLRLQDHWVQEDLRLRQRSLEALEEQGRALRGHLQSLLDRFPFPPPPAPPLAPPLAPPLSPPLAPPAPPAPPASAPASSTPPVLSAPPSTTIPHRRPRTRSVARRERQPDSHP